In Oncorhynchus mykiss isolate Arlee chromosome 32, USDA_OmykA_1.1, whole genome shotgun sequence, the DNA window ttgataaccattgctataaatgctagAAAGcccaatcttactgaaacatatatcacttgttggtttatccctctgtactggtacagatctactactcacacccctctcaggatccctccctctgtactggtacagatctactacaccagtcctctcaggatcctccctctgtactggtacagatctactagtcacaccactcctctcaggatccctccctctgttctggtacagatctactacacccctcctctcaggatccctccctctgttctggtacagatctactagtcacaccactcctctcaggatccctccctctgtactggtacagatctactactcacacccctctcaggatccctccctctgtactggtacagatctactacaccagtcctctcaggatccctccctctgtactggtacagatctactacaccagtcctctcaggatccctccctctgttctggtacagatctactacaccactcctctcaggatccctccctctgttctggtacagatctactacaccagtcctctcaggatccctccctctgtactggtacagatctactacaccagtcctctcaggatccctccctctgttctggtacagatctactacaccactcctctcaggatccctccctctgtactggtacagatctactacaccagtcctctcaggatccctccctctgtactggtacagatctactacaccagtcctctcaggatccctccctctgtactggtacagatctactacaccagtcctctcaggatccctccctctgtactggtacagatctactactcacacccctcctctcaggatccatCCCTCTGTTCTGGGTCAGATCTACTactacacccctcctctcaggatccctccctctgtactggtacagatctactacaccagtcctctcaggatccctccctctgtactggtacagatctactactcacaccactcctctcaggatccatccctctgttctggtacagatctactacacccctcctctcaggatccctccctctgttctggtacagatctactagtcacacccctctcaggatccctccctctgtactggtacagatctactactaacactcctctcaggatccctccagGAGGACATACAATTGAGATGTGACTGCCAGTCTTGCAACTGACAGATTACCGTGCCTGCCTTCACTGTTGATCAAGGGATAATGAATGACTGGTTGTCAGGTCCCCAGTCAGACATGAACACCACCTGAGTTTTATAGTTGAATTACAGGAGCTAGCTGATACATGGGAGAATAGCCTGGTCTCAGGTCTGTTTGTGCAGTTTGGTATGACAAGTAGCACGATGGCACAAAACAGACTCCTACCCAGGCTTGATAATACCTGTAGAATGAATGGAAGCCATTTATACAGAACTTTGTTGTAGCCCTTTAGCTCTAAAACTGTTGCTCCACACTGGGTGAAAGATTAAAGAGTAACCTGTCATCTAAAACAATGAATGGAAAAGCTCACTTGGCTGCATCTGAAAATGGCAGTCTAGGGCTCGGGACAAAAGATAGTGCTCAATATAAGAGGACAGGGTGATATTTGTGACACAGCCACTGAATGGAACAACTGTTTCCCGACAGGTACATGAAGGCTTGCCGAGGTGGGTGAAGACGTGCTGATCACAGCCACAGTGTTGAAGCAAGGACGGACCCCTGGCATTCGCTACTGTCGACCTCACTGGCAAAGCCTCTGGGAAAACTCATCGCACAAAAGACACTCAAAAGCACCTTGGTAGCTACTTGATGTAGGGTGGGTGCTTTCCCAAAACGCTGaccttgggtcagttttgcatttccccaccaaaaggttaggattgggggagcgGAAGCTGAACCTTAGATCATGTTGCTAgggggaaacttcaccccggagccactgtcagccaatcaggaaTTGTCACACTGCTACTGTGGCACTGTGTTAGTCAGCAAGTCTGTGGAGGGGTGAAGAAAGATGATTATTTTGTGTATCTAATTGTGCAGTAAATATATATCTACACACTTTGTATAAATAAAACACCAGGAAATACTTTAAGTTGGCATTGTATTGGGATATGTTCAGCGGTGTTGTTTTCTAGATTCATTTCAAAATAAAGAATCAACTCAGGAGAACACATTGACCTGCCTTCAGGAGAACACATTGACCTGCCTTCAGGAGAACACGTTGACCTGCCTTCAGGAGAACACGTTGACCTGCCTTCAGGAGAACACGTTGACCTGCCTTCAGGTGAACACATTGACCTGCCTTCAGGAGAACACATTGACCTGCCTTCAGGTGAACACATTGACCTGCCTTCAGGTGAACACATTGACCTGCCTTCAGGTTGACCTGCCTTCAGGAGAACACATTGACCTGCCTTCAGGAGAACACATTGACCTGCCTTCAGGTGAACACATTGACCTGCCTTCAGGTGAACACATTGACCTGCCTTCAGGAGAACACATTGACCTGCCTTCAGGTGAACACATTGACCTGCCTTCAGGAGAACACATTGACCTGCCTTCAGGTGAACACATTGACCTGCCTTCAGGTGAACACATTGACCTGCCTTCAGGTGAACACATTGACCTGCCTTCAGGTGAACACATTGACCTGCCTTCAGGAGAACACGTTGACCTGCCTTCAGGTGAACACATTGACCTGCCTTCAGGTTGACCTGCCTTCAGGAGAACACATTGACCTGCCTTCAGGTTGACCTGCCTTCAGGAGAACACATTGACCTGCCTTCAGGTTGACCTGCCTTCAGGTGAACACATTGACCTGCCTTCAGGTGAACACGTTGACCTGCCTTCAGGTGAACACATTGACCTGCCTTCAGGTGAACACATTGACCTGCCTTCAGGTGAACACATTGACCTGCCTTCAGGTGAACACATTGACCTGCCTTCAGGAGAACACATTGACCTGCCTTCAGGAGAACACATTGACCTGCCTTCAGGTGAACACATTGACCTGCCTTCAGGTGAACACATTGACCTGCCTTCAGGTGAACACATTGACCTGCCTTCAGGAGAACACATTGACCTGCCTTCAGGTTGACCTGCCTTCAGGTGAACACATTGACCTGCCTTCAGGTGAACACATTGACCTGCCTTCAGGTGAACACATTGACCTGCCTTCAGGTGAACACATTGACCTGCCTTCAGGAGAACACATTGACCTGCCTTCAGGTGAACACATTGACCTACCTTCAGGTGAACACATTGACCTGCCTTCAGGAGAACACATTGACCTGCCTTCAGGTTGACCTGCCTTCAGGTGACACATTGACCTGCCTTCAGGAGAACACATTGACCTGCCTTCAGGTTGACCTGCCTTCAGGTGACACATTGACCTGCCTTCAGGTGAACACATTGACCTGCCTTCAGGTTGACCTGCCTTCAGGTGAACACATTGACCTGCCTTCAGGTGAACACATTGACCTGCCTTCAGGAGAACACATTGACCTGCCTTCAGGTGAACACATTGACCTGCCTTCAGGTGAACACATTGACCTGCCTTGAAATGTACAGACTGTGCCTTATTTCCCCCGGCAAAGCAAGCTTgcaaaacattattattattattttatttttaaacacacCCATTTTATAAGCACCGCATCAATTAGTACTCTTAGGATACTGTTGTTTGTCAAATTAAGGAACATAAATCTGGCGATCACATTCATTTCAACTCCACAATCTGTTCCATTGTTAGGTACATGATATTTTTAACACTAGTGCCAGCATTCACCCTTGCCAACCCacttgggggggaaaaaaaccaTCAGATTTCAGTAGCTTGAACGGCTTGCGTGTTAACATCTAACCAACATCgacactgtgtgtctgtctgcaccaTGCGATTCACAACACTGGTCTCAAAACTCCCTCCCAACTGTTCTCATCTATACTCCAGCTCTTAACAAAAATTATCTGCCAGGGAATATTTCACAGGAATGCAAATCACGGCCAAAatcaattaaaaaaacaaaacaaacacccAGCTTCAAACTAAGGAGGCTTCTTAAAAAGGAAAACAAAGAAGAAATACCTACACCAAATGATTTTTAAATACTGTTCATATGTATCTTTAAAAAGATGTCGTTCTAGAACCCCTCTGGGCATCTTTTCCTCTTTAAAAAACACATCATAGATGTCGTTCTAGAACCCCCCTGGGCATCTTTTCCTCTTTAAAAACACATCATAGATGTCGTTCTAGAACCCCCCTGGGCATCTTTTCCTCTTTAAAAACACATCATAGATGTCATTCTAGAACCCCTCTGGGCATCTTTTCCTCTTTAAAAACACATCATAGATGTCGTTCTAGAACCCCCCTGGGCATCTTTTCCTCTTTAAAAACACATCATAGATGTCGTTCTAGAACCCCTCTGGGCATCTTTTCCTCTTTAAAAACACATCATAGATGTCGTTCTAGAACCCCCCTGGGCATCTTTTCCTCTTTAAAAACACATCATAGATGTCACTCTAGAACCCCTCTGGGCATCTTTTCCTCTTTAAAAACACATCATAGATGTCGTTCTAGAACCCCCCTGGGCATCTTTTCCTCTTTAAAAACACATCATAGATATCGTTCTAGAACCCCTCTGGGCATCTTTTCCTCTTTAAAAACACATCATAGATGTCGTTCTAGAACCCCCCTGGGCATCTTTTCCTCTTTAAAAACACATCATAGATGTCGTTCTAGAACCCCTCTGGGCATCTTTTCCTCTTTAAAAACACATCATAGATGTCGTTCTAGAACCCCTCTGGGCATCTTTTCCTCTTTAAAAACACATCATAGATGTCGTTCTAGAACCCCCTCTGGGCATCTTTTCCTCTTTAAAAACACATCATAGATGTCATTCTAGAACCCCTCTGGGCATCTTTTCCTCTTTAAAAACACATCATAGATGTCGTTCTAGAACCCCTCTGGGCATCTTTTCCTCTTTAAAAACACATCATAGATGTCGTTCTAGAACCCCTCTGGGCATCTTTTCCTCTTTAAAAACACATCATAGATGTCATTCTAGAACCCCTCTGGGCATCTTTTCCTCTTTAAAAACACATCATAGATGTCGTTCTAGAACCCCCCTGGGCATCTTTTCCTCTTTAAAAACACATCATAGATGTCACTCTAGAACCCCTCTGGGCATCTTTTCCTCTTTAAAAACACATCATAGATGTCATTCTAGAACCCCTCTGGGCATCTTTTCCTCTTTAAAAACACATCATAGATGTCGTTCTAGAACCCCCCTGGGCATCTTTTCCTCTTTAAAAACACATCATAGATGTCGTTCTAGAACCCCCCTGGGCATCTTTTCCTCTTTAAAAACACATCATAGATGTCATTCTAGAACCCCTCTGGGCATCTTTTCCTCTTTAAAAACACATCATAGATGTCGTTCTAGAACCCCTCTGGGCATCTTTTCCTCTTTAAAAACACATCATAGATGTCGTTCTAGAACCCCCCTGGGCATCTTTTCCTCTTTAAAAACACATCATAGATGTCGTTCTAGAACCCCCCTGGGCATCTTTTCCTCTTTAAAAACACATCATAGATGTCGTTCTAGAACCCCTCTGGGCATCTTTTCCTCTTTAAAAACACATCATAGATGTCATTCTAGAACCCCTCTGGGCATCTTTTCCTCTTTAAAAACATCATAGATGTCGTTCTAGAACCCCTCTGGGCATCTTTTCCTCTTTAAAAACACATCATAGATGTCGCTCTAGAACCCCCCTGGGCATCTTTTCCTCTTTAAAAACACATCATAGATGTCGTTCTAGAACCCCCCTGGGCATCTTTTCCTCTTTAAAAACACATCATAGATGTCGTTCTAGAACCCCCCTGGGCATCTTTTCCTCTTTAAAAACACATCATAGATGTCATTCTAGAACCCCTCTGGGCATCTTTTCCTCTTTAAAAACACATCATAGATGTCGTTCTAGAACCCCTCTGGGCATCTTTTCCTCTTTAAAAACACATCATAGATGTCGTTCTAGAACCCCCCTGGGCATCTTTTCCTCTTTAAAAACACATCATAGATGTCGTTCTAGAACCCCCCTGGGCATCTTTTCCTCTTTAAAAACACATCATAGATGTCGTTCTAGAACCCCTCTGGGCATCTTTTCCTCTTTAAAAACACATCATAGATGTCATTCTAGAACCCCTCTGGGCATCTTTTCCTCTTTAAAAACATCATAGATGTCGTTCTAGAACCCCTCTGGGCATCTTTTCCTCTTTAAAAACACATCATAGATGTCGCTCTAGAACCCCCCTGGGCATCTTTTCCTCTTTAAAAACACATCATAGATGTCGTTCTAGAACCCCCCTGGGCATCTTTTCCTCTTTAAAAACACATCATAGATGTCGTTCTAGAACCCCCCTGGGCATCTTTTCCTCTTTAAAAACACATCATAGATGTCATTCTAGAACCCCTCTGGGCATCTTTTCCTCTTTAAAAACACATCATAGATGTCATTCTAGAACCCCCCTGGGCATCTTTTCCTCTTTAAAAACACATCATAGATGTCATTCTAGAACCCCTCTGGGCATCTTTTCCTCTTTAAAAACACATCATAGATGTCATTCTAGAACCCCCCTGGGCATCTTTTCCTCTTTAAAAACACATCATAGATGTCATTCTAGAACCCCTCTGGGCATCTTTTCCTCTTTAAAAACACATCATAGATGTCGTTCTAGAACCCCCCTGGGCATCTTTTcctctttaaaaacacatctttcAAATGACAGAAGCTTTTACAATCTTTGGGTTACAATGTGTCCAGCAGAGACTGAACGTCATGAAAGCCTGTGTGGCTTTTGTTCCTGCTTGGTAGCAACATAAAGAGTTCCTTCAGTGACTGGACTGGTCTGTTGACAGTGCAGCTCCATGGGGGGGGAATAACCAACCACTCAAAATCAATGTTTGTGTAGGTTCAAAATAAACAAGATGGAGGATAAAAGGGAAAACCAAGCCGGAACTGATCGGAGGAGGAAGCTTGGTAAGGAAAAACAAATGTGCTTCAGGAGGACGGAAATTAATGAATGAACAAGTGTTTAACAACAAAAATGGAGATCCAAGCACCAGTTCAATTCTATTCAAAAGGAAGGATGTgtggtggatgagagagagacatcaacTTGCTTCAGTGGCTTGTGGGTCAATCTTCCTTGTGTTGTGGGTGAAAGCCATGGAGGCCGGCTGGCCCTAGTCAGGCATGTACGGGAGGAGATGGTCTTCGATGTCGCCAACGCCCCAGCACGTTAGCTGGTCCTGGGGCAGGTACAGGCAAATGCTGCACAACTTAAAAACTGTGGCCATGGTTTTAGGAGTCtgaaaggggagagaagggaTGACAAGAGAAAACATGGAAGAGACAGTTTAGACCACAGAAATAAAATCTATTAACAATTAGTAACTCCACTTATACATTACATTTCTGTGGGTAAGACATCATCGCCCCATGACAGGAAGAATGATTCTCTACCACCTACGTTAGAGCACTCAGCTTTACCAAAGCCATTGTGTGACTAGTGCAGTGGTGACAGGTTAGCATTGAGGGGAGTCTGCCACAAAGAGAAGGAATGTTAGCCGGGAGCTACACGTCTCCTGGAGCTACACGTCTCCTGGAGCTACACGTCTACACGTCGCCTGGAGCTACACGTCTCCATGAGCTACACGTCTCCTGGAGCTACACGTCTACACGTCGCCTGGAGCTACACGTCTCCATGAGCTACACGTCTCCTGGAGCTACACGTCGCCTGGAGCTACACGTCGCCTGGAGCTACACGTCTCCTGAAGCTACACGTCTCCTGGAGCTACACGTCTCCTGGAGCTACACGTCGCCTGGAGCTACACGTCGCCTGGAGCTACACGTCGCCTGGAGCTACACGTCGCCTGGAGCTACACGTCGCCTGGAGCTACACGTCGCCTGGAGCTACACGTCGCCTGGAGCTACACGTCGCCTGGAGCTACACGTCTCCTGGAGCTACACGTCGCCTGGAGCTACACGTCTCCTGGAGCAACACGTCTCCTGGAACAACTGTCTAACCCTGTAGAAATAAAAAAGGTACTACGCCGTGGTTTAGCAACATTGTCTGAATGATCACCTCATTGAATCAATGGCTCCCAACGGAGTACTACAACTCAATTGGCTATTAGCTTCCCCAAAGCCATTGTGTGGCTGCACTTGGTTGAGTGGCATTATGTTTGAATTAAGGGGGAGTCTGAagtcagacacaaacacacatgaaaacacaaaTGAGTGGTCTGTCTGCTTCTCTACGTCCCAaaaagatggcaccctattccctaaacagatggcaccctattccctaaacagatggcaccctattccctaaacagatggcaccctattccctacatagcatccccctttttcctccaaacataacgatggtcattatgatcaaacaattatatttttgtgtcatcagaccagaggacatttctccaaaaagtacaatctttgtccccacgtgcagttgcaaaccgtagtctggcttttttatggcggttttggagcagtggcttcttccttgctaagcggcctttcagattatatcgatatataggactcgttttactgtggatatagatacttttgtacctgtttcctccagcatcttcacaaggtcctttgctgctgttctgggattgatttgcacttttcgtaccaaagtacgttcatctctagagacagaaagcgtctccttcctgagcggtatgacggctgcgtggtctcatggtgtttatacttgcgtactattgtttgtacagatgaacatggtaccttcaagcatttaacaatggctcccaaggatgaaccagacttgtggaggtctacactttgttttctgaggtcttggctgatttcttttgattttcccatgatgtaacgcaaagaggcactgagtttgaaggtaggccttgaaatacatccacaggtacacctccaattgactaaaatgatgtcaattagcctatcagaagctcctaaagccatgacatcattttctggaattttccaagctgtttaaaggcacagtcaacttagtgtatgtaaacttctaacccactggaattgtgattcagtgaattataagtgaaataatctgtctgtaaacaatagttggaaaaatgacgtgtgtcatgcacaaagtagatctcctaaccgacttaccaaaactatagtttgttaacatgaaatgtgtggagtggttgaaaatctagttttaatgactccaacctaagtggatgtaaacttcagacttcaactgtatgtaaataagttcTCTTCGCTTTTACTCAagaatgacaattgggtactttttccaccactgtgtgtgagtgatcagatgatggagtgagtgtttaTGTGAGTGATCAGACGATGGagatgatggagtgagtgtttgtgtgagtgatcagatgatggagtgagtgtttgtgtgcatagagacagagaATAGTCAAATAGACTCAGATAGTCCTTGTAGCTATTTGGTTAGCTATTTAATCTGTCTTACTGGTTAGGGATGGAAGCTGTTCAAGAGTCTGTTGGCACCGGTACtgcttgtggaagcagagagagaacagtctatggcttgggtagttaaactttttcaacctcctgagggggaagaacaTCCGGCGTTCTTTACAACTGCGTGTGTTTCGACTACTTTAAAGGAGAGAtggttgttctggcaccacactgccaggt includes these proteins:
- the LOC110487827 gene encoding uncharacterized protein C2orf16 isoform X17, producing MCSPEGRSMCSPEGRSMCSPEGRSMCSPEGRSMCSPEGRSMCSPEGRSMCSPEGRSMCSPEGRSMCSPEGRSMCSPEGRSMCSPEGRSMCSPEGRSMCSPEGRSMCSPEGRSMCSPEGRSTCSPEGRSMCSPEGRSTCSPEGRSMCSPEGRSMCSPEGRSMCSPEGRSMCSPEGRSMCSPEGRSMCSPEGRSMCSPEGRSMCSPEGRSMCSPEGRSMCSPEGRSMCSPEGRSMCSPEGRSMCSPEGRSMCSPEGRSTCSPEGRSTCSPEGRSTCSPEGRSMCSPEGRSMCSPELILYFEMNLENNTAEHIPIQCQLKVFPGVLFIQSV
- the LOC110487827 gene encoding uncharacterized protein C2orf16 isoform X16, which translates into the protein MCSPEGRSMCSPEGRSMCSPEGRSMCSPEGRSMCSPEGRSMCSPEGRSMCSPEGRSMCSPEGRSMCSPEGRSMCSPEGRSMCSPEGRSMCSPEGRSMCSPEGRSMCSPEGRSMCSPEGRSMCSPEGRSMCSPEGRSTCSPEGRSMCSPEGRSTCSPEGRSMCSPEGRSMCSPEGRSMCSPEGRSMCSPEGRSMCSPEGRSMCSPEGRSMCSPEGRSMCSPEGRSMCSPEGRSMCSPEGRSMCSPEGRSMCSPEGRSMCSPEGRSMCSPEGRSTCSPEGRSTCSPEGRSTCSPEGRSMCSPEGRSMCSPELILYFEMNLENNTAEHIPIQCQLKVFPGVLFIQSV
- the LOC110487827 gene encoding uncharacterized protein C2orf16 isoform X15, encoding MCSPEGRSMCSPEGRSMCSPEGRSMCSPEGRSMCSPEGRSMCSPEGRSMCSPEGRSMCSPEGRSMCSPEGRSMCSPEGRSMCSPEGRSMCSPEGRSMCSPEGRSMCSPEGRSMCSPEGRSMCSPEGRSMCSPEGRSMCSPEGRSTCSPEGRSMCSPEGRSTCSPEGRSMCSPEGRSMCSPEGRSMCSPEGRSMCSPEGRSMCSPEGRSMCSPEGRSMCSPEGRSMCSPEGRSMCSPEGRSMCSPEGRSMCSPEGRSMCSPEGRSMCSPEGRSMCSPEGRSTCSPEGRSTCSPEGRSTCSPEGRSMCSPEGRSMCSPELILYFEMNLENNTAEHIPIQCQLKVFPGVLFIQSV
- the LOC110487827 gene encoding uncharacterized protein C2orf16 isoform X11, whose product is MCSPEGRSMCSPEGRSMCSPEGRSMCSPEGRSMCSPEGRSMCSPEGRSMCSPEGRSMCSPEGRSMCSPEGRSMCSPEGRSMCSPEGRSMCSPEGRSMCSPEGRSMCSPEGRSMCSPEGRSMCSPEGRSMCSPEGRSMCSPEGRSMCSPEGRSMCSPEGRSMCSPEGRSTCSPEGRSMCSPEGRSTCSPEGRSMCSPEGRSMCSPEGRSMCSPEGRSMCSPEGRSMCSPEGRSMCSPEGRSMCSPEGRSMCSPEGRSMCSPEGRSMCSPEGRSMCSPEGRSMCSPEGRSMCSPEGRSMCSPEGRSTCSPEGRSTCSPEGRSTCSPEGRSMCSPEGRSMCSPELILYFEMNLENNTAEHIPIQCQLKVFPGVLFIQSV
- the LOC110487827 gene encoding uncharacterized protein C2orf16 isoform X12 yields the protein MCSPEGRSMCSPEGRSMCSPEGRSMCSPEGRSMCSPEGRSMCSPEGRSMCSPEGRSMCSPEGRSMCSPEGRSMCSPEGRSMCSPEGRSMCSPEGRSMCSPEGRSMCSPEGRSMCSPEGRSMCSPEGRSMCSPEGRSMCSPEGRSMCSPEGRSMCSPEGRSMCSPEGRSTCSPEGRSMCSPEGRSTCSPEGRSMCSPEGRSMCSPEGRSMCSPEGRSMCSPEGRSMCSPEGRSMCSPEGRSMCSPEGRSMCSPEGRSMCSPEGRSMCSPEGRSMCSPEGRSMCSPEGRSMCSPEGRSMCSPEGRSTCSPEGRSTCSPEGRSTCSPEGRSMCSPEGRSMCSPELILYFEMNLENNTAEHIPIQCQLKVFPGVLFIQSV
- the LOC110487827 gene encoding uncharacterized protein C2orf16 isoform X8 → MCSPEGRSMCSPEGRSMCSPEGRSMCSPEGRSMCSPEGRSMCSPEGRSMCHLKAGQPEGRSMCSPEGRSMCSPEGRSMCSPEGRSMCSPEGRSMCSPEGRSMCSPEGRSMCSPEGRSMCSPEGRSMCSPEGRSMCSPEGRSMCSPEGRSMCSPEGRSMCSPEGRSMCSPEGRSMCSPEGRSTCSPEGRSMCSPEGRSTCSPEGRSMCSPEGRSMCSPEGRSMCSPEGRSMCSPEGRSMCSPEGRSMCSPEGRSMCSPEGRSMCSPEGRSMCSPEGRSMCSPEGRSMCSPEGRSMCSPEGRSMCSPEGRSMCSPEGRSTCSPEGRSTCSPEGRSTCSPEGRSMCSPEGRSMCSPELILYFEMNLENNTAEHIPIQCQLKVFPGVLFIQSV
- the LOC110487827 gene encoding uncharacterized protein C2orf16 isoform X2; the encoded protein is MCSPEGRSMCSPEGRSMCSPEGRSMCSPEGRSMCSPEGRSMCSPEGRSMCHLKAGQPEGRSMCSPEGRSMCSPEGRSMCSPEGRSMCSPEGRSMCSPEGRSMCSPEGRSMCSPEGRSMCSPEGRSMCSPEGRSMCSPEGRSMCSPEGRSMCSPEGRSMCSPEGRSMCSPEGRSMCSPEGRSMCSPEGRSMCSPEGRSTCSPEGRSMCSPEGRSTCSPEGRSMCSPEGRSMCSPEGRSMCSPEGRSMCSPEGRSMCSPEGRSMCSPEGRSMCSPEGRSMCSPEGRSMCSPEGRSMCSPEGRSMCSPEGRSMCSPEGRSMCSPEGRSMCSPEGRSTCSPEGRSTCSPEGRSTCSPEGRSMCSPEGRSMCSPELILYFEMNLENNTAEHIPIQCQLKVFPGVLFIQSV
- the LOC110487827 gene encoding uncharacterized protein C2orf16 isoform X5 produces the protein MCSPEGRSMCSPEGRSMCSPEGRSMCSPEGRSMCSPEGRSMCSPEGRSMCHLKAGQPEGRSMCSPEGRSMCSPEGRSMCSPEGRSMCSPEGRSMCSPEGRSMCSPEGRSMCSPEGRSMCSPEGRSMCSPEGRSMCSPEGRSMCSPEGRSMCSPEGRSMCSPEGRSMCSPEGRSMCSPEGRSMCSPEGRSTCSPEGRSMCSPEGRSTCSPEGRSMCSPEGRSMCSPEGRSMCSPEGRSMCSPEGRSMCSPEGRSMCSPEGRSMCSPEGRSMCSPEGRSMCSPEGRSMCSPEGRSMCSPEGRSMCSPEGRSMCSPEGRSMCSPEGRSTCSPEGRSTCSPEGRSTCSPEGRSMCSPEGRSMCSPELILYFEMNLENNTAEHIPIQCQLKVFPGVLFIQSV
- the LOC110487827 gene encoding uncharacterized protein C2orf16 isoform X9 → MCSPEGRSMCSPEGRSMCSPEGRSMCSPEGRSMCSPEGRSMCSPEGRSMCHLKAGQPEGRSMCSPEGRSMCSPEGRSMCSPEGRSMCSPEGRSMCSPEGRSMCSPEGRSMCSPEGRSMCSPEGRSMCSPEGRSMCSPEGRSMCSPEGRSMCSPEGRSMCSPEGRSMCSPEGRSMCSPEGRSMCSPEGRSMCSPEGRSTCSPEGRSMCSPEGRSTCSPEGRSMCSPEGRSMCSPEGRSMCSPEGRSMCSPEGRSMCSPEGRSMCSPEGRSMCSPEGRSMCSPEGRSMCSPEGRSMCSPEGRSMCSPEGRSMCSPEGRSTCSPEGRSTCSPEGRSTCSPEGRSMCSPEGRSMCSPELILYFEMNLENNTAEHIPIQCQLKVFPGVLFIQSV
- the LOC110487827 gene encoding uncharacterized protein C2orf16 isoform X6, translated to MCSPEGRSMCSPEGRSMCSPEGRSMCSPEGRSMCSPEGRSMCSPEGRSMCHLKAGQPEGRSMCSPEGRSMCSPEGRSMCSPEGRSMCSPEGRSMCSPEGRSMCSPEGRSMCSPEGRSMCSPEGRSMCSPEGRSMCSPEGRSMCSPEGRSMCSPEGRSMCSPEGRSMCSPEGRSMCSPEGRSMCSPEGRSMCSPEGRSTCSPEGRSMCSPEGRSTCSPEGRSMCSPEGRSMCSPEGRSMCSPEGRSMCSPEGRSMCSPEGRSMCSPEGRSMCSPEGRSMCSPEGRSMCSPEGRSMCSPEGRSMCSPEGRSMCSPEGRSMCSPEGRSTCSPEGRSTCSPEGRSTCSPEGRSMCSPEGRSMCSPELILYFEMNLENNTAEHIPIQCQLKVFPGVLFIQSV
- the LOC110487827 gene encoding uncharacterized protein C2orf16 isoform X1, producing MCSPEGRSMCSPEGRSMCSPEGRSMCSPEGRSMCSPEGRSMCSPEGRSMCHLKAGQPEGRSMCSPEGRSMCSPEGRSMCSPEGRSMCSPEGRSMCSPEGRSMCSPEGRSMCSPEGRSMCSPEGRSMCSPEGRSMCSPEGRSMCSPEGRSMCSPEGRSMCSPEGRSMCSPEGRSMCSPEGRSMCSPEGRSMCSPEGRSTCSPEGRSMCSPEGRSTCSPEGRSMCSPEGRSMCSPEGRSMCSPEGRSMCSPEGRSMCSPEGRSMCSPEGRSMCSPEGRSMCSPEGRSMCSPEGRSMCSPEGRSMCSPEGRSMCSPEGRSMCSPEGRSMCSPEGRSTCSPEGRSTCSPEGRSTCSPEGRSMCSPEGRSMCSPELILYFEMNLENNTAEHIPIQCQLKVFPGVLFIQSV
- the LOC110487827 gene encoding uncharacterized protein C2orf16 isoform X3, encoding MCSPEGRSMCSPEGRSMCSPEGRSMCSPEGRSMCSPEGRSMCSPEGRSMCHLKAGQPEGRSMCSPEGRSMCSPEGRSMCSPEGRSMCSPEGRSMCSPEGRSMCSPEGRSMCSPEGRSMCSPEGRSMCSPEGRSMCSPEGRSMCSPEGRSMCSPEGRSMCSPEGRSMCSPEGRSMCSPEGRSMCSPEGRSMCSPEGRSTCSPEGRSMCSPEGRSTCSPEGRSMCSPEGRSMCSPEGRSMCSPEGRSMCSPEGRSMCSPEGRSMCSPEGRSMCSPEGRSMCSPEGRSMCSPEGRSMCSPEGRSMCSPEGRSMCSPEGRSMCSPEGRSMCSPEGRSTCSPEGRSTCSPEGRSTCSPEGRSMCSPEGRSMCSPELILYFEMNLENNTAEHIPIQCQLKVFPGVLFIQSV